The following proteins are encoded in a genomic region of Nitrospiraceae bacterium:
- a CDS encoding prepilin-type N-terminal cleavage/methylation domain-containing protein has translation MRVRSETGFTLIEAMMASVILAVGLLALSFMQATTLSRNVDSSELSRATSLAAEMVERIQFNRSRVLSYNGINTAGAGNCAATINAINDPMASGDCKQWVALLNGPYGAGLSALVGTVSVSPTGPINPPLNQSLVKVQVTWTTLAGVNKLQRTRNVVINTTIDPE, from the coding sequence ATGCGTGTTCGTAGCGAGACAGGCTTTACGCTCATTGAAGCGATGATGGCATCAGTCATTCTCGCCGTGGGACTCCTCGCGTTGTCGTTTATGCAAGCAACAACACTGAGTCGAAACGTAGATTCGAGCGAGTTAAGCCGAGCCACGAGTCTCGCCGCGGAGATGGTCGAACGAATCCAATTCAATCGCTCACGGGTCCTCTCCTATAACGGAATCAATACTGCCGGGGCAGGTAATTGTGCCGCGACCATCAATGCGATAAATGATCCCATGGCCAGTGGCGACTGCAAGCAGTGGGTAGCGCTTCTCAACGGTCCGTATGGGGCTGGACTCAGCGCATTGGTCGGAACGGTCAGTGTCTCACCGACTGGTCCTATAAACCCTCCTTTGAACCAAAGTTTGGTTAAAGTTCAGGTTACCTGGACGACGCTTGCAGGGGTGAACAAGCTTCAGCGAACACGGAATGTGGTGATCAACACGACTATCGATCCTGAGTAA
- a CDS encoding GspE/PulE family protein has product MPAKAIQQKIEQNVLDTLVYRGIVTQADMAAAVEEAHEEGLDLEAVLLDRYCVPKDALGTALSDFYQCPYLPFDERTIIDADLLKPLNVDYLRKNAWIPIARRGCLVDVLTNDPHDLDKGWDVRRAFPGMTIRYAVGLRRDVEQFLHMAMGQTASSSIGAILGELVNEIRVEHRSEGGFSAIDENDSAIVRLVNHVIMEADRVGASDIHIEPYADRKETAVRFRVDGTCFAYMQIPAAYRRAVISRLKIMANLDIAERRKPQDGKIRYRLSKEQEIELRVATLPTTGSDEDAVLRLLTAKEPMVLESMEIAPETLHAIKCMAEKPHGMILCVGPTGSGKTTTLHAILKHINSDERKIWTAEDPIEITQDGLRQVQVHPKIGLTFAAALRAFLRADPDVIMIGEMRDKETADIAIEASLTGHLVLSTLHTNSAVETVVRLFDLGCDSFNFADAILGVLAQRLCKRLCIHCKEAYQPAPQEYDELVQGYGVSGWDRLDVTYAKNSTLHREKGCEACNGTGFKGRVLLHELLRGSEDVKTLIQSKARLAGLRELAMKEGMVTLIQDGIQNSSRADHLSSSSGRCHEVGSFPSPLAGDIQALSAWHSSLAF; this is encoded by the coding sequence TTGCCGGCAAAGGCAATCCAGCAAAAAATCGAACAAAATGTGCTCGATACGCTGGTCTATCGCGGAATTGTCACACAGGCCGATATGGCGGCAGCAGTCGAGGAAGCACATGAGGAAGGGCTCGATCTCGAGGCCGTCCTTTTGGACCGGTATTGTGTGCCCAAGGATGCCCTCGGTACGGCCCTGAGCGATTTCTATCAATGTCCGTACTTGCCGTTCGACGAACGAACCATCATTGATGCGGATTTGTTGAAGCCGCTCAATGTAGATTATTTGCGAAAGAACGCTTGGATTCCGATCGCCCGTCGAGGATGTCTTGTCGATGTTCTCACGAACGATCCTCACGATCTCGACAAGGGGTGGGATGTTCGTCGTGCGTTTCCCGGAATGACGATCCGCTATGCCGTCGGGTTACGCCGAGATGTCGAACAGTTTCTTCATATGGCGATGGGGCAGACGGCTTCTTCCTCCATCGGTGCAATTCTTGGAGAATTGGTCAACGAGATTCGCGTCGAGCACCGGAGCGAAGGAGGCTTCAGTGCGATTGACGAGAACGATTCGGCGATAGTTCGTCTGGTCAATCATGTGATCATGGAAGCAGATCGGGTCGGTGCATCGGATATTCACATTGAGCCGTACGCCGATCGAAAGGAAACCGCGGTTCGTTTCCGCGTCGATGGGACGTGCTTTGCTTATATGCAAATACCGGCTGCCTATCGTCGCGCGGTGATATCTCGCCTTAAGATCATGGCCAACCTAGACATTGCTGAACGTCGCAAACCACAAGACGGCAAAATTCGATACAGATTGTCGAAAGAGCAAGAGATCGAGCTGCGCGTCGCGACACTCCCAACAACAGGGTCTGACGAAGATGCTGTCCTACGGTTGTTGACGGCTAAAGAACCGATGGTATTGGAGTCGATGGAGATTGCGCCAGAAACATTGCATGCCATTAAATGCATGGCGGAGAAACCACATGGAATGATCCTGTGTGTCGGACCAACCGGCTCTGGGAAGACCACGACGCTTCATGCCATTCTGAAACATATCAATTCAGACGAACGCAAGATTTGGACTGCCGAAGACCCGATCGAAATCACGCAAGATGGCTTACGGCAAGTTCAAGTTCACCCCAAAATCGGGCTCACGTTCGCAGCGGCACTGAGAGCCTTCTTACGAGCAGACCCAGACGTCATTATGATCGGCGAGATGCGAGACAAGGAGACTGCCGATATTGCGATCGAAGCCTCACTGACAGGCCATTTGGTACTGAGCACGCTTCACACCAACAGCGCTGTCGAAACAGTCGTACGGCTTTTTGACCTGGGGTGCGACTCATTCAATTTCGCCGATGCGATCTTGGGTGTTCTGGCTCAACGGCTCTGCAAACGCCTCTGCATCCATTGCAAAGAGGCGTATCAGCCAGCACCGCAAGAATATGACGAGTTGGTTCAAGGATATGGAGTTTCAGGGTGGGACCGACTGGACGTGACTTATGCTAAGAACTCAACCCTCCATAGAGAGAAAGGCTGTGAAGCATGCAATGGGACAGGGTTCAAAGGGCGTGTGCTCTTGCATGAATTGCTGCGAGGCTCGGAAGATGTAAAAACCCTTATCCAGTCGAAGGCAAGACTGGCTGGATTACGGGAGCTAGCGATGAAGGAGGGAATGGTAACGCTGATACAGGATGGCATCCAAAACTCTTCAAGGGCTGACCACTTATCGTCAAGTTCGGGCCGTTGCCATGAAGTAGGTTCATTCCCAAGTCCTCTTGCCGGTGATATTCAAGCCCTTTCAGCCTGGCATTCTTCCCTAGCGTTCTAA
- a CDS encoding PilC/PilY family type IV pilus protein — protein sequence MKQILGGLLLAGILLVSGQHAAALVGPPMSAYQAYPPFINQSVPPLVMIAMSKDHRMFITAYNDIMDLNGDGTVETTYTDIINYYGYFDSNKCYTYSTANSRFEPSAAATGANLHYCSNQWSGNFLNWATMVRIDVVRKVLYGGARSTDTSGASGQTVLRRTWLPQDAHSFAKVYSGADLASLVPTNSASPAFTITSGSITLCNTNTAGISSQPGGRIKVVDGNFPYAASTESSAGGIIGQCTRTQTNSTTAITVKATLNADVLVCVPGMLETNCDTYQDNVTPTPNTWYKPTGLMQRMGVNRQGTYNNAADDTIQMTFGLISGSYGAHVGGGVVRSNIVDMSSEIDPSTGIVKATSQIINNINNFKIVQYSFSGGWYYGTDTATSNQANNNCNQGEPLVLQDTTGYCKSWGNPMGEMMYETIRFFKGLSGATPQFQVATPDSGVSGLSVVSAWTDPYASCPYCAKPFVLLFSDASPSYDSDHLPGYYSSWAAPTDPISNSDTPSVTTLVGNANMNTLEGIGNVFIGQSGTTFDRACTPKTGDFTQIRGLCTEEPTKQGAFYIAGLANYANVTDLRGALGNDTSNSVKQSLTTYSVVTNSPFPTLTFTVGANTVQVVPDFMDGCPKVNWGSPGYAGCTAVGTNGDSSKGEIVYFKLCPNDADWTTEQGNGFTSCYEIEWDDAEFGWDYDLDVLYRIYVQTNAGAGTITLKTKGLYAGAGHTDYAGYFINGVTNSGSYLDVVCGGVASFADCDVYTAITGAADGMGNSVNQRTFTVSGTTTQILKDPLWYAAKYGGFIDKNGNNIPDLQNEWDVNGDGVPDNYFYAVSPLYLEQQLANAFAAILNRSSSGTAASVLASSTTGDGALYQAFFFPSQIEGTRQVTWTGYTQGLFVDSFGNLREDTVNDGKLIYSQDNIIVTRYDPASGQVLVDKYQDLNGDGVADTTQPYITVTLTEIKPIWEAGNVLAQTAPASRNILTWVDLNGNGVVDASEFIPFTTANAAPLSAYLRADAVAPYTASNIISFVQGNYINGLRDRRLTVNGTLQVWKYGDPIYSTPVVVGAPAERYDILYGDPGYLNFYVKYRQRRQVAYVGANDGMLHAFDVGFYTPSDGTHHGCFTMNSTDNCSTQTTVSLGDEKWAFIPQELLPQLRFLADPGYTHVYYVDLKPKITDARIFTEEPACASGVTTVGCVHPGGWGTILIGGFRMGGSCGNCTTQGTPMSYAGDFDNNAGTPNTTRTFYSAYFVLDITNPEANPTLLWSFSDPNLGFTTSSPTVARVNPSTDPTTLATNEKWVALFGSGPTDYTAAAGQSSQIWAVDLKTGTTVTAPTVYPTGSWNAFMSDLITVDYNLDFRVDVLYAGRTINDGSGTWRGKLYRLTTNCLDTTQPCPTNPAQWGITSGSNQIPTEIIDTFTDASSTTRNLGPVVYAPVAVVDDSYKLWVFAGTGRYFSTADKTDTSSQYLVGIKDSVMTFSCTQTSSTSCWDNNLVDLTGITVCVAGVGTCTTANQVSGVTGVSTYPSLIALVQSKDGFVRILPTGERLSAGPSVFGGLAFYPTFVPNTDICVAGGNGYFYALYYKTGGPYSEPVIGTNAAGLNQNIADKSGGTQGVGTGAALQVIHNTPGGNPLIKECSQASTGALNCGKVNTAGAIASRYVSWINQRY from the coding sequence ATGAAACAGATCCTCGGGGGGCTCTTATTGGCAGGGATTCTGCTCGTCTCGGGTCAGCATGCGGCAGCCCTCGTGGGGCCGCCGATGAGTGCCTATCAGGCCTATCCCCCATTCATCAATCAGTCGGTTCCACCTCTGGTCATGATCGCCATGTCGAAGGACCATCGGATGTTCATCACTGCCTATAACGACATCATGGACCTGAACGGAGACGGAACGGTTGAAACGACCTACACGGACATTATCAACTATTACGGCTATTTCGACTCGAACAAGTGCTACACCTACAGCACGGCGAATAGCCGCTTCGAGCCGTCCGCAGCGGCAACCGGAGCCAATTTGCACTATTGTTCGAATCAGTGGAGCGGGAACTTTCTCAACTGGGCGACGATGGTGCGGATCGATGTGGTTCGGAAGGTCTTGTATGGAGGCGCCCGAAGCACGGATACGAGCGGCGCCTCTGGTCAGACGGTCCTCCGCAGGACGTGGCTGCCCCAAGACGCCCATTCATTCGCCAAAGTCTATAGCGGAGCCGACCTCGCGTCGCTGGTGCCGACAAACTCCGCTTCCCCGGCCTTTACTATCACATCGGGCAGCATCACCTTGTGCAATACCAATACGGCGGGCATTTCCTCCCAACCAGGCGGCAGAATCAAGGTTGTTGATGGCAACTTTCCCTATGCGGCGAGCACGGAAAGTTCAGCGGGAGGAATAATCGGACAATGTACCAGAACGCAAACCAATTCCACGACTGCGATCACGGTCAAAGCGACGTTGAATGCGGATGTGCTCGTCTGCGTCCCTGGGATGTTGGAAACGAACTGCGATACCTACCAGGACAATGTCACCCCGACCCCCAATACCTGGTACAAGCCGACAGGCCTCATGCAGAGAATGGGCGTGAACCGCCAGGGCACCTATAACAACGCGGCTGACGATACCATCCAGATGACATTTGGTCTGATCAGCGGCAGCTATGGAGCCCACGTGGGCGGAGGGGTGGTGCGAAGCAACATCGTGGACATGAGTTCAGAGATCGACCCATCGACCGGCATCGTGAAGGCCACCTCGCAGATCATCAACAACATCAATAATTTTAAGATCGTCCAATACAGCTTCAGCGGAGGATGGTATTACGGCACCGACACGGCAACATCGAACCAGGCGAATAACAATTGTAACCAAGGCGAGCCCCTCGTGCTTCAGGATACGACCGGGTACTGCAAGAGCTGGGGCAACCCCATGGGCGAGATGATGTATGAGACGATCAGGTTTTTTAAAGGTTTGAGCGGAGCGACGCCGCAGTTCCAGGTAGCTACTCCCGACTCCGGTGTCTCTGGTTTGTCAGTTGTCTCCGCCTGGACCGATCCCTACGCGAGCTGTCCCTACTGCGCCAAACCCTTTGTGCTGTTGTTCAGCGATGCGTCTCCGTCCTACGACTCTGACCATCTCCCGGGTTATTACTCCAGCTGGGCCGCACCGACCGACCCAATCAGCAACAGTGATACACCAAGCGTCACGACTTTAGTTGGGAACGCCAACATGAATACCCTCGAAGGGATCGGCAACGTCTTCATCGGCCAGTCCGGTACAACCTTCGATCGTGCCTGCACGCCAAAAACAGGTGACTTTACCCAGATCCGAGGACTCTGCACGGAGGAGCCGACCAAACAAGGCGCATTTTATATTGCCGGCCTGGCGAACTATGCCAACGTTACGGATCTCCGTGGGGCTCTTGGCAATGACACCAGTAACAGCGTGAAACAAAGTCTCACCACCTATTCGGTGGTCACCAATAGTCCGTTCCCGACTCTCACGTTCACCGTTGGGGCGAACACGGTGCAGGTCGTGCCTGATTTTATGGATGGATGTCCTAAGGTCAACTGGGGCAGTCCTGGTTATGCAGGCTGCACTGCTGTGGGTACCAATGGAGACAGTTCCAAGGGAGAGATTGTGTACTTCAAGCTCTGCCCCAATGATGCAGATTGGACGACCGAGCAGGGGAACGGATTTACTTCCTGCTACGAAATCGAGTGGGATGATGCGGAGTTCGGCTGGGATTATGATCTTGATGTGCTCTATCGCATCTATGTCCAAACCAACGCAGGTGCGGGAACGATCACCCTCAAAACGAAAGGGCTCTATGCCGGTGCAGGCCACACCGACTATGCCGGCTACTTCATCAATGGGGTGACGAACTCCGGTTCATATCTCGATGTCGTCTGCGGAGGTGTCGCATCCTTCGCCGATTGCGACGTGTATACTGCAATTACTGGTGCTGCGGACGGAATGGGCAATTCAGTCAATCAACGGACATTTACCGTCAGTGGCACGACGACCCAGATTCTGAAAGATCCCCTCTGGTACGCCGCGAAGTACGGGGGATTCATCGACAAGAATGGCAATAACATCCCGGATCTCCAGAACGAATGGGATGTGAACGGCGACGGAGTACCTGACAACTACTTCTATGCGGTGAGTCCGCTGTATCTAGAGCAGCAGCTGGCGAACGCCTTTGCGGCGATCTTGAATAGGTCGTCCTCCGGGACGGCGGCGTCGGTCCTTGCTTCATCGACCACCGGTGACGGAGCCTTGTATCAAGCCTTCTTTTTCCCGTCACAGATTGAAGGAACTCGCCAGGTCACGTGGACCGGGTATACTCAAGGTCTCTTTGTCGATTCGTTTGGAAATCTCCGTGAAGATACGGTCAACGACGGAAAACTCATCTATAGCCAAGACAATATTATTGTGACCAGGTATGACCCGGCGAGTGGCCAGGTGCTGGTCGACAAGTACCAGGATCTGAATGGGGACGGTGTTGCCGATACAACCCAGCCTTACATCACGGTCACCCTTACCGAAATCAAGCCGATCTGGGAGGCAGGGAATGTGCTGGCGCAAACGGCTCCAGCGTCGAGAAACATCCTGACCTGGGTCGACTTGAATGGCAACGGTGTGGTGGATGCAAGCGAGTTCATCCCATTTACGACGGCGAATGCCGCACCCTTGAGCGCGTACTTGCGAGCGGACGCTGTCGCGCCCTATACAGCCTCGAACATCATCAGTTTCGTCCAGGGGAACTATATCAACGGGCTTCGGGATCGTCGCCTGACGGTCAATGGCACGCTGCAAGTCTGGAAATACGGAGACCCGATCTATTCGACGCCGGTCGTCGTCGGGGCGCCTGCTGAGCGGTATGACATCTTGTACGGAGACCCAGGCTATCTGAATTTCTATGTCAAATACCGTCAGCGCAGGCAAGTAGCTTACGTCGGGGCCAACGACGGCATGCTCCATGCCTTTGATGTCGGGTTCTACACACCCTCTGATGGTACGCATCATGGCTGCTTTACGATGAATTCGACCGATAATTGCAGCACCCAGACGACCGTGTCGCTCGGTGATGAAAAATGGGCCTTCATCCCGCAGGAATTGCTGCCTCAGCTGCGGTTCCTGGCTGATCCCGGGTATACCCATGTGTATTATGTGGACCTGAAGCCGAAGATAACCGATGCTCGGATCTTTACGGAAGAGCCGGCGTGCGCCTCCGGGGTGACGACTGTAGGCTGCGTCCACCCGGGAGGGTGGGGAACGATTCTGATCGGCGGATTCCGTATGGGAGGTAGTTGCGGGAATTGCACTACCCAAGGGACGCCCATGTCGTATGCCGGGGATTTCGACAATAATGCCGGAACTCCTAATACGACGCGGACGTTCTATAGCGCCTATTTCGTCTTGGACATCACCAATCCGGAAGCCAACCCGACGCTTCTGTGGTCGTTCAGCGATCCGAATCTTGGCTTTACGACCAGCAGTCCCACCGTGGCTCGGGTCAATCCCTCTACCGATCCGACAACCTTGGCCACGAACGAAAAGTGGGTCGCCCTCTTTGGTTCAGGTCCCACGGACTATACTGCCGCTGCGGGTCAATCGTCACAGATCTGGGCAGTTGATCTCAAGACGGGGACGACCGTCACTGCGCCGACAGTCTACCCCACGGGATCGTGGAACGCGTTCATGAGTGATCTGATTACGGTGGATTACAATTTGGACTTCCGTGTCGATGTGCTCTACGCTGGTCGAACCATCAACGACGGATCCGGGACCTGGCGGGGAAAACTCTATCGACTCACCACGAATTGCCTCGACACAACACAACCCTGTCCCACCAATCCTGCTCAGTGGGGAATTACCTCTGGCTCCAACCAGATTCCGACCGAGATCATTGACACGTTCACCGACGCCAGTTCAACAACCAGAAACCTGGGGCCTGTGGTGTATGCTCCGGTGGCGGTGGTCGATGACAGTTACAAACTCTGGGTTTTCGCGGGAACCGGTCGCTATTTCAGCACAGCCGACAAGACAGACACATCTTCTCAATATCTGGTCGGTATTAAAGATTCCGTGATGACGTTTAGTTGCACCCAAACCTCATCGACGAGTTGCTGGGACAACAATCTCGTCGATCTGACAGGTATTACGGTGTGCGTCGCAGGTGTTGGTACCTGTACCACTGCCAACCAGGTCAGCGGAGTTACAGGCGTGTCCACCTATCCGAGCCTGATCGCACTGGTGCAAAGCAAGGACGGCTTCGTTCGGATCTTGCCAACAGGGGAACGGCTCTCGGCTGGGCCTTCGGTCTTCGGCGGGCTCGCGTTCTACCCGACCTTCGTACCCAATACCGACATCTGCGTCGCTGGCGGAAACGGGTACTTCTATGCCTTGTACTACAAGACCGGCGGTCCCTATTCAGAGCCGGTTATCGGGACGAACGCGGCCGGCTTGAATCAAAATATCGCTGATAAGAGCGGGGGGACGCAGGGTGTGGGAACAGGAGCGGCCCTTCAGGTCATTCATAATACACCTGGAGGTAATCCCTTAATAAAAGAATGTTCGCAGGCGAGCACCGGCGCCTTGAACTGCGGTAAGGTGAATACAGCGGGGGCTATTGCGAGCCGGTACGTCTCGTGGATCAACCAGCGATATTAA
- a CDS encoding PilW family protein: protein MIEKVKVMGPWRCQRGATLIELLIAVFVALIITGAGFAILTSTDKSTRTNEQVVETQQNARLAMDLLTRDIKDAGFGMIGALADNNCKVGRSVSGAAAALVPWDQTPVGPDTGPDQISMVVPLASTGVPAWTLNGPVGGPTGFNQITLSQTGAAASMASQAGGSLIAPPAYLSIAGAATSTVTAVAGERINLVNVPAPLAFGAGAQVYLLQCVTYSIGTTSVACGNGSSPCLLRNGAVIADGIEDIQFEYACDGCNPSVPPGTADGIIDDQPPTIGNGYGSEDFVSNNAWTASPMTPDSIRMVKVYIVARQTLADTGVGEGSGSAALTAAPLQVSDHNHAQGVFAAGDYAAMYPPYHQFRRRVLTRTIEARNLAH, encoded by the coding sequence ATGATCGAAAAGGTGAAGGTAATGGGCCCATGGAGATGTCAGCGGGGTGCAACGCTCATCGAACTCCTGATCGCCGTCTTTGTGGCCCTGATCATCACGGGTGCAGGGTTTGCCATTCTTACGTCGACTGATAAATCCACACGAACGAATGAGCAGGTGGTCGAGACACAGCAAAACGCCAGACTCGCGATGGACTTACTCACCCGCGATATTAAAGACGCAGGGTTTGGGATGATAGGCGCGCTCGCTGACAACAATTGCAAGGTAGGGCGATCAGTTTCGGGAGCCGCTGCAGCACTCGTACCGTGGGATCAAACTCCCGTCGGACCTGATACGGGACCAGATCAGATTTCGATGGTCGTGCCGTTGGCAAGCACGGGAGTCCCAGCCTGGACACTCAACGGCCCTGTTGGAGGTCCGACTGGATTTAACCAAATCACACTTTCTCAAACTGGAGCAGCGGCCAGCATGGCGAGCCAAGCAGGAGGCAGCCTCATCGCACCGCCCGCATATCTTTCGATCGCCGGAGCAGCGACGAGTACTGTGACGGCCGTGGCCGGAGAGAGGATTAACCTCGTCAATGTGCCGGCACCCCTCGCCTTCGGTGCCGGTGCCCAAGTCTATCTGCTGCAGTGTGTGACGTACTCCATTGGGACAACGTCGGTGGCCTGCGGAAATGGAAGTAGTCCTTGTTTGCTTCGAAACGGAGCGGTCATTGCCGATGGCATTGAAGATATCCAGTTTGAGTATGCCTGCGATGGTTGTAACCCATCGGTCCCTCCAGGAACTGCCGACGGAATTATCGATGATCAGCCGCCGACTATTGGCAATGGCTACGGCAGTGAGGACTTTGTTTCGAACAATGCATGGACTGCGTCTCCCATGACACCGGATAGCATTCGAATGGTTAAGGTCTACATTGTGGCAAGACAAACGCTTGCCGATACTGGAGTGGGGGAGGGCAGCGGATCTGCTGCCCTCACTGCTGCTCCCCTACAGGTCAGTGATCATAACCATGCGCAGGGTGTCTTTGCGGCGGGCGACTACGCTGCGATGTATCCACCGTACCACCAATTTCGGCGACGAGTTCTGACAAGAACGATCGAAGCTAGGAATCTGGCTCATTAG
- a CDS encoding PilX N-terminal domain-containing pilus assembly protein, with translation MKQPEMKSGSQYSGNEQGIALLTVMLLLLILTVLGVAAITTTSLEIRMAQYSSSTEGAAAAAESCTGTGVNIIAQTLNLGAVPTQYVVGGAGATSPVVPANAENAGTNPPSLTQEIFSQADNNGDVPTGPSAKPDLSFAVGPYTVAGDIDHMYNTQQSGAGLQFSGGYNGIGQGGGGDTQSIYRIDCVATNVATGTTNEVQAVYACLRMAGGCQKKSF, from the coding sequence ATGAAACAGCCTGAGATGAAATCGGGAAGTCAGTATTCAGGAAACGAACAGGGGATCGCTCTCCTGACAGTGATGCTTCTGCTGCTGATCCTGACCGTACTCGGCGTGGCGGCGATTACGACGACCAGCTTGGAGATTCGAATGGCCCAATATTCCAGTTCGACGGAGGGTGCCGCAGCAGCTGCTGAATCCTGTACGGGAACTGGAGTGAACATCATCGCACAAACTCTGAATCTTGGGGCCGTACCAACTCAGTATGTGGTGGGAGGAGCAGGAGCGACGAGTCCGGTCGTCCCAGCCAACGCAGAGAATGCCGGGACGAATCCGCCCTCTCTCACCCAGGAAATCTTTTCCCAGGCCGACAATAACGGAGATGTGCCGACGGGACCATCAGCGAAACCGGACCTCTCCTTTGCTGTGGGGCCCTACACAGTCGCTGGTGATATTGACCACATGTACAACACGCAACAGTCTGGGGCCGGTCTTCAATTTTCTGGAGGATATAACGGAATTGGACAGGGCGGTGGAGGAGACACTCAGTCGATCTATCGAATCGACTGTGTGGCGACCAATGTTGCGACTGGGACCACGAATGAAGTTCAAGCTGTTTACGCCTGCCTGCGCATGGCTGGAGGCTGTCAGAAGAAGAGCTTCTGA
- a CDS encoding GspH/FimT family pseudopilin has protein sequence MEVFKDEQGKSLSEVLVVLAVIGLVAGLAGPSFIGMITRIEARSAASEIASELRLVRQLAMARRERLRVVFDGLSRTITLQRADAEGVLDVYRYSDNGIIVDEPSAGPNLLFHPTGRSATATTIVIRDKQGRVMKLTVSLTGRVALS, from the coding sequence ATGGAAGTATTTAAAGATGAGCAAGGAAAGAGTTTGTCAGAAGTGCTCGTCGTCTTGGCGGTGATCGGCCTTGTAGCGGGCCTTGCCGGTCCGAGCTTTATTGGGATGATCACTCGGATTGAGGCGCGGAGTGCAGCATCTGAAATCGCTTCTGAATTGAGACTGGTCAGGCAACTGGCGATGGCACGGCGTGAGCGTCTCCGTGTCGTCTTCGATGGATTGTCGCGGACCATAACGCTACAGCGTGCCGATGCGGAGGGCGTGCTGGATGTGTATCGCTACAGCGATAATGGAATCATAGTTGATGAACCAAGTGCCGGCCCTAATCTGCTCTTCCATCCTACAGGGCGGTCGGCGACAGCGACGACGATTGTTATACGGGATAAGCAGGGGCGCGTCATGAAATTAACGGTAAGTCTCACGGGAAGAGTGGCGCTCTCGTGA
- a CDS encoding choice-of-anchor X domain-containing protein, whose amino-acid sequence MITDHGRRSQEGFTFAEVMVAMAITSVTLVGTVATFHVAEQHLREGTVASRALALVESRIEAKQSARWDRLLIDDLNHDGQSNLIMRDEGEGDDALAGDGVYSGSWDDHGIHLRWTVTLSRPGALSTSGSVLLEAIASYMTDRGPREVRMSTLRANPTFVGFN is encoded by the coding sequence GTGATAACCGACCACGGGCGACGGTCTCAAGAGGGATTCACCTTCGCTGAGGTGATGGTGGCAATGGCGATCACCTCGGTCACGCTCGTGGGAACCGTAGCGACCTTTCACGTTGCAGAACAGCACCTTCGTGAGGGAACTGTAGCGAGCCGAGCCTTGGCACTGGTGGAATCGAGAATAGAAGCGAAACAATCGGCTCGATGGGATCGACTTCTCATCGATGATCTCAATCACGATGGTCAATCGAATCTGATCATGCGGGATGAGGGCGAAGGAGACGATGCTCTCGCTGGCGATGGTGTGTACTCAGGCAGTTGGGATGACCACGGGATTCATTTGAGGTGGACTGTGACGTTGAGTCGACCAGGTGCGCTGTCCACATCAGGATCGGTTCTGCTCGAAGCGATAGCTTCGTACATGACTGACCGAGGGCCGCGCGAAGTTCGAATGAGCACGCTCCGGGCAAATCCGACCTTCGTCGGATTCAACTGA